The genomic interval aggcgtccggcagcgagattgaacggcggcggcgaacagcgacggcggctcgggcggagacgGAAAGtggacgacggcgcgcggcggctcgggatttatagggtggcggcgccggctagggcggggcggaggttggagatcGAGTCGGGCGCGatgcggtctcggcggcggccgttgcggcggcggcggttgtggcggcggcgcggactcggactcggcgcggaggcggggaggcggtcgctgataggtgggccccacctgtcagtggcgcgagggaggagggagcggcgacggacttcgcggcgcgagcgagcgagcgagctgggccgaggcagcggcccaggcggggcgcgcgcgggcggaggaagAGCGGctggtcggctgggccggccgaggggaaatgggcgggctcggctgggccggcccgggaaggaaggaaaagaaaaagaaaaaggaaaaagaaaaggaagggagtaaaattggacttcggcccaatttgagaaggaagggaaaaagaaaggaaaaaggagggaaaaaggaaaaccccacttttgccgaattttaaattaatttgtttggccaaattttatacttctgcaatttgagtttaaatccagttaattgatttggaacaacgatttaattaaattaattccttttagagggatttttcctgagttaattaaaccaattgttatttacgaatttctttttacgatttaggcttgggataaaactccggacGTGACAGGTATCATAATATATAGTTCCTTTGCAaggcaaatctatttattccTTCTTTGTAATTTTATACCATGCATATGAAAAGTTACTAATGATGAAACTTTCAAAACTTGAgctaaattttatgtaaacGTCAAGTGTCTACGACCAGACGGAGTATTAGTCTAATAAAGAGTTCAATTTGTTGGCATGTAAACCTTTGCTGACTTAGTGAAAGAGAACCAGGAAGCAAAGCTTAGTAAAATAATGTTTTCTTCCCGGGCAACTCTCCAGTGTATTTtattggtagtattatactaccaatagaaaaaaatatttttatattttgttaattacttgattagtaatattttataattttgctttttacaataaagatcacatattgttggtagtataatttaatcgtAGTCGTTCGATCAAATAGATCAAAGTAGTAAACCTTTCTTCTAATCATTGGTCTTCTAATCATTGGTCTTGGTGATGCTATAgcagtgacaaaaaaaatgcagtttGTACTGACTAAACCCCATTGAAATGCTCAGACAATTTTGCCATCTTCTTACTGACAGCTGGAAGGCATTGATTTTGTCATCTAGGATAATATTCAAACTAAAACGGCGGACTAAGCAAATTCATATAGACATATATTAGGAGGCAGAAAATTTGGCAAGAAGCGATCCAACCTTCAGCAGACCACACTACACCTGGACATCAACGGGTACTCGCTAAGTTGTAGCTGCTTTTTTTACATCAGATTTTGTATGAAGTTTCATGGTAAACATGTTTCTGGCATCAGTTGTTCCAACTTCCAACGGTGCACCTACTGtctcaaacatatatatatgcatctgCTTGGTATATTAGTTTGCATTTGGTTTTCATCAGCTGCTTTAGAATATTTTTGATCGAGTCAACTGATACGTAAATATCCATGTGAAACTATAATACTCTAGAGGGAAATCATCTTGTAGCTAATGTATCGGTGTCAGTTCCAAGGGGGATAATGTAAGTTGTCTGTGCTTAGTTGTAACCAAATCTGTGGGACGTTGAATTAATCCACAGTATAGTGAAATAATGGAGATAACCACCGTCGAGAGGGTAGCCGAGCAGAGTCGGTTGATAATGACAAGGTGATTTAGAGTGGGGAGAGGAACATCTAGGAAAGGAAATTAGATATTAATATTGATTCCTTGCTTGATCAATTAGAGATACAATGACACCCTTATATAGTTAATAATCCtaagtaaaaaaactcaatctAATTTGATCCCTAGCTCCAACCAATGCTACACTGACCGTGCCCACTACAGTATCTTGGTCACTAGGTATTGGATTTGCCCTTGACACCCTCTTGCTTACACACGACTACGAGAACAGCCGCCCACCAAGGCCTCCTTCTCCATGTTACGGTGAGACATCTTTGTTACCCGGTGACGGAGGAGGTACTCCATAATAAGGTGTTTTATTGGTATTACTACTAATTAATGATGAGTTGTTgctatggtttttttattacgtGCTATCACAATAAATGATAAgcatatatctatatctatacaactataaaaaaaggagtagtggtggtggcaccaCATACCCtcaatagttttataatttagttctcaaatttcttcatattaaaaaccagttaaatatagattgataaagtgactatttcatataagaaaattaacacatcataaaatcGGTAGCAAAGCACGGGTATTTAACTGGTCATTACTTAATTTGGAGATGTAGCGTTGTACTAAAGCATAAATagtactccctttgttttttgtgtttaatgcattaacttttagacagacgtttgaccattggtcttatttatttttcaactatgCAAAAATATGTCATACTTCATGTTTCTTTaatgacaaaataaattataacaaaattagtgataattatataagggcatgttcaacCCATCGAATCTATCATATAGACAGTTAAAAAGACAGGTCATACAAcctaaaatctattttattgtctataagatatttaatgtttttgtgTAGTTAAgatcaactataaataaattattaaaaatttattgtctACAAGTTATACACATTGTTGAAcatatctcttctctcttggAGCACAAGCCGTAGCCGTCTCTTGATGAATAGACGGTATAGCTGGCTGCAGGGCAGGGtgagtgtttttttataaaagtgtTGTCTCCAGCGCTACCGTTGTACTTGCCCTAATACTCTTAATTAGACATATGGTTAAATATAGGCCTAAAATTCAACGATATCAAACGGAATAAaaaagcagagagagagagagcgcaatattgtaacatacccaagcccgtaaacccgagaactaaatttaacttaaatgcatcatgtggttgggagtgattttaattgtttttggatcttaatcatctcatcatcacatgcaataatagacctagattcacaaaaataattaatttggtatttatgtgcatccaaaaattctacaaaaattctgaaaaataccttgacatgtcagaaatcaaccctcaaagtttcaaaatttttcattaaggtttgctatctctttgatttattttaatctctccaaaaacctgaaaaactgttagtagattcaaacttgctctcttcgaaaaatttatttaaaaacctcttttaaaagttttgtttcagccaaagtCTTGTACTAACTTTCTTCTAACAACAAGAGGAGTGGCACACGCTGGATCGCTATCTAACCATTTCTTCTCATCCTCCAAAAATCCTTTGCAGTCAACTCTACTtgacttagcctccaagccagatttcaaatttctttcaatgacaagtgggctccacacccctaggacccacatggcagcctcccactctctcctcacagcctccaccgccccccatggccaatggaagcccaagaaatcccatcatagcaccagccaccttctctccctctctcagtctttgtaagcatttcgtcgaacacctggcgGGCGTCTTCCTTGGAGTGGAGAAAGCAGCATCCCTAGCTTCCCACCATGCCATGTCGGGCCTTCTCCACGAAGCTAAGATGTTAGCCGATGCTGCTGATGGGTCTAGACACCGTGTCTCCATACCCATCGTCCACCTCGCGCCATTCTCCCCAATCACCACCCGGGTACGACTCCATTGAAGGTAGACGAGGCCGTTCCGACCGAATCACCGCGCCTAGACCAAATCTCCTCCACCACTACTCTTCCACGGCACGCTGCACACGTCCTGACGCGCCCAGCCGCCCTGTTCCATCGTCGCACGGCTCGAGAACGCAGGGACAGAGCTTAGGCCATGGATCGAGCTCACGGGCACCGCGTCCAAACTCCACCTTTAAACCAGCCCTCGCGCCAGCAGGCTCTCCTACCTCGCCTCTTCACGTTCCAAGCGAACTCCGGGAAGGAAACCCCTTGGGATGGCCGGAACGCGAGCGCccatgtcggcgccggcgagcccacgtCGCCATTAATCTCTCCTAGGTGAGTCTCACGAGAAACCGTCCGCGTCATCCTTCTTAGCATCCCTCAGTGAACCCATTTTACCCTTGTGCTCAGACGAAACATCACGCCGAGCTCATCCGTGCCTCttttgcccaagaagcaatctatcgaacacgtggtgggcgtcaccgacctcgccgccggccaacgtCTTCACCGCTCCCGTGGACATCGTTTCGTCCGTTTCTtcgcttggtgagcaccctaGTACCTTGAGACATCTCTGGCACTAACTATTTTGCACTAACCGAgcccttgcatgcactaaccaagccactacaagcacatgcatggccataCCTAGACATGTCGTCGCTGTTGCTCGTGTTCCATGGGCTACGGACCAGCatttccctcaccaccaccactcacggaTGCACAAGGACcccctctacattttctcttttgcgctcGAATTGATTCGGgccaccgatcgtcgccggcgagctgaaaatccaactcacccatggctgccccttgtttgagccgaccagggacctccttcggagaattcgactaaagctagggtcctatccgaaaactgcctagacacatattactgtagcaagggaatgcgggttgatttcctatcttacgagggcctttctgcaaaacgcccctcacttcagaaaacgccattcactgacatgtgggcccggctgaaattaaattttgaaaactgatttctattttttttttaagctgagaatgagcagaacttcaaaattttgtagaaaattcattttaactccgaaaattgtgaaacgagttttgttagatccgtggagatgtgaactattttagaaaaagataaaacttggtactttgtgtacaaacttttcctttatttttgctttgccctaaatgtctcctagagcttgttaaatccataacaaattgaaaatagctctaaaaattgtgaaaccacttctgttaattttctaaaatcatgctctgtaactttgtaaaagtaattttcttcacttctgtaaaaaaaagttgcttaataaaacttagccctttttaaacctttttaattattaaatgcatatctctgtaaaacaaagtgataaaataaaaatttcttcactagaggccacctgagaccagcacacactcactgcataagtctcatgcattttcatgtatttttggttttcatgcatttttgtatttatcgtatacgcgtactttgaatagaggaagaatacgtcgaagaagaagagggtgagtttgttgaagaccaggttcaggtgtttgcggacgaaggcaagtcagcccctcctttgaccactttgatcctatgttttattgggctaaatgattctattgcaaacatgcatatgttagctagtattaattttagtaaaagaaattatataaatgtgggaatggtagatatgaccaaattgcggcataacctaccttgaaatattgaatccttgctggttgtaatcatagggtgctcttggatacaattattgtgttatttaggattatgctatgcttatattgccgctatatgcttatatattcggttaccgccttacaaattactctttttgataaatgttatatgtgaaaaaggttattttgatgctgctggacagaattttaatgtgtgagtattgtgaatagaaaatggagaaaacttgtttttagacttgggcggcgagtggtgtacatatggtagtagatgtgcaccgatagggggagcgttcACCCGGGTtgattaaggacctcactctatgtcaccaaccaatgaaaacagtacaaaccacatgtgctaagtatgagctggccttaacctattaagttgtttagagtttagccttgcatcttggtaggccgaagagtatgagttaccgggttttggtaacttatcggaacttcctatggcttgtgatttgttgagattggttaatgacatgtggtatgtgatgatttgagcgggcagtctgtccaatacaacggtgtcgtgcctcgtgagggattccgggtagggtttcttacggcgctaggttaaagcgtgggcccgctacctagtggcgctactttgctagtagcgtgggtaaaacacacatcgtgctggtgcaaggctagacaataaacaatgtaacggttttgttatgacctctagatcacactcaatgtgtagaatgtggtgataccgacgggtattggacaaactagagcgaaccatatcatgtgggcttaaaagttgtacaaactctgcagagtctaaaactaatcgattagccgtgctcacggtcatgagcggcatggtgaagtgtcatgagtatagtttgtgattttgataaactctttgtgaacttgaaaattggttggaatgttttgttggtgaacttgggtaaagttcggtgaatggtgatgatatgatggtaagtggtgatgatctaccttgaggggtagatgtgtgttatttattcatttacattacaagttttactaactctatactattgttaaaaaagaattccgttgagaaaatgttgtgaactaaaactggcatttatgcaaattaacctatacacagcttatccttgaatacggccaacatgtagcatgctagggttgtcaccgacttgccagtacattaatttgattaatgtactgatttcttactttcttttacttgtttttggttcagaccctgctgcaggtattgactgtttggatgaggagtttgatgcagcttgtgatttccaggatggttctaactagggatttaccctagccggtttgTCTATGGGCTTTTaggtagcacgcttaccgcatgaaccaatatgtatggcttgtcgctaagtactacttagaacttattaagactatttatgcgttatgcttagaaccacttatgattcAGATATCATGCTTGAGATGATTTATGTGAGGCTATGTTGTATTCCTGGGcgactagtcccacatgaggatgggtttaaaatggttgagataatcggggaatatgcctttgttgagatcgagtctctagggtacgcttttggttgccaccatcgagtggttgatgggcgtatgacgtagatgactggcgtggctattccaatggttatgtcttctatttcatatccgatgtcttagagcctttgtagtgccctcttcaagacacgtcggggtctgcgatgaggttggatggttaccgtaattatttgggtttaatttgaggccccatccatccagatatttcgcgctgacatgtctcggagcattgcaccacctaggctttgggacgtACTCACAAATATACTCCACCATGCAAGGACAAGTGGTCCAATACAAGAACCCACtgtaagaaaagaaaatgatgggCAACAGCTGCATCTCCTACATGTGCAGCTTCAAAACAATCGGCTGACTTTGAATAGTCTACTGCTTTCCTACAGCAGAGTCAACCTCTCAATTCTTAAGTAGCCATGTGATTTTGGTTGCAGgtagaagaagaggaagaggaagaggaagaagaggaagaggaagaggaagaagggtGATGGCTGGCCTGATTTCTTCTGGGATCATCAAGTGGACGGCAAGCAAGCTTTCTTCACTGGTTCCTGCACCATCTGGGGCTTCACCATCCAATGAGCAGAGCTCTGCACTCAGGGATGTGAGGACGCTGCAGAGGACAATGACGAGGATCCAACGAACACTTGCTACCACCGATGAGCACGACACCAGAGATGCATCCGAGAGGCTTCGCCTTTGGGAGCTCCAGCAGTTCGCCTACGATGCCCAAGATGCAATCGACGAGTACAAGTTTGAGCTCCTGCGGCGAAGGATGGATGACCCGAACAGTCATGGAGATGGCAGCGGTAGCCGTAAACGCAAGCACAAAGGGGACAAGAAGGTACCAGCAGTTTCTGcctttgtgatttttttttctttttgttcttctttctctatttGATTCATCAGAAAAGTTTTGCATGGATGTAGATGGTTGGTTCAAGAACTTATGTTACCGAGATTTGTTCCCATCCAACAAAAAgcagtacctcgagataccaaatcattttctatcattggatctagctgagtaggatgtgcattgttagattcaacgatcagaaacgatttggtaccacgaggtaccgaTATCTCGTGATACCTTTGTTTAcattttgttggactgaaacaaatctctATGTCACCATAGGTAGAATTGTTCTGATTCTTGAAGTATATTCAATTATCTCCAACACAAGATTAATCATCGATAAAACTACTGCTAGTCTGCAGCTGTTGCCGTCTTAACTGCAGCAAAATAACTGAGCTATGTAAAACAGATAGGGTTGAATCAGTGCAATATTttaatgaagaaattaaaGCAGATAGAAAggaaattttcatttgaaagaCTCTAGACAAATTTTCGGTCAAAAGTTGTTCAGGTAGtctctcataaaaaaaatggttgtttTTTAGCAAAACCATCCTTACCACAGGGTACAGGCCACTTTACTTGATGAGTATATTGTCTATGCGAAATGAATATTATCTCCATCTTTATCCAAGTATTTCATTTCCAGGAACCTGAACCTGAACCTGAGGAAGTCTCAGTGCCGGATGAGTTGGCTGTCCGAGTAAGAAAAATCCTAGAAAGATTTAAGGAGATCACAAAGGCATGGGATGATCTCCGTCTGGATGACACAGATACAGTAATGCAAGATGAGGAACATAGCATCCTCCCACTGCCTACTACCCCACATGTAGATGTGCCTACAATCTTTGGTAGAGATGAAGATAAGGAAAAGATAATTAAGATGCTTCTATCTGTGGATTGTGCCAATGGAGGAGATGTGTCAGTTCTTCCCGTTGTTGGAATGGGTGGAGTAGGAAAGACAGCCCTTGTTCAACTAGTGTACAATGACCGAAGGGTTCTGAACAGGTTTGATCTGTTGGGCTGGGTTCATGTCTCAGAGAATTTTGATCCCAAAATTATAATGAGCAAAATTATCATGTCGTTTACGAAAAAACCGTGCCAGACGACAGAAATGGATCAGCTCCAGTATATGCTAATGGAACAAGTTGTTGGTAGAAAGTTGCTGCTGGTTCTTGATGATGTGTGGAATGAGAGAAAGGATCTTTGGGATGCACTGTTGTCAGCCATGTCACCTGCACAATCAAGCATAATATTGGTAACTACTCGCAATACAAATGTGTCAACCATGGTCCAGACAATGCATCCCTACACAATGAGCTGCCTACCTTTTGAGGAATCTTGGAGACTATTCAAGCAGATGGCATTTTTGCACCAAGATGAGGGTATGAAAACAAACTTTGAGGATATTGGCAGAAAAATTGTTCAGAAATGTGCTGGCCTGCCTTTAGCAGTCAAGGCAATTGGTAGCGCGCTTCGCTTTGAGGAGAATGAGGAGAAATGGAACTATATATTGGAGAGTGAACAATGGGAGTTGCCAAGAGCAGAGGATACTGTCATGCCAGCATTGAAATTAAGCTATGATCAAATGCCAATCCACTTGAAACGGTGCTTCGTTTTCTTCACTTTATTCCCTAAGGGACACATTTTCTTGAAGGAAAATGTGATATACCTGTGGATGTCTCTGGGTATCCTTAGGCGGACCGGCCAGAGAAACCTTGATAATGTTGCAAGGTGCTTCGATGACTTGATTCAGAGGACTATGGttgagaaaataatttttgatgGAGGACATGGCTGCTTTTCCATGCATGACCTTGTGCATGATCTTGCTTTATTCGTCTCATGTGAAGATATTTTTAGAGTAGACACTCAGTACATGCATTCTTTGAATGAAGCATCAGGAAGCCTTaggtatttttctttagttgtgAGTTCTTCTGACCATACTAATTTGGATTTGCGTACATTACCGGTTTCTGGAGGTATCAGGATATTTCAAGTTGTAAATTCTATGGATGACAACAGACgatatttttcatccttcTTCAAAAATAACAGAAGACGCTTCTCCAAGTTGTTTTCACATCACATTGATCTTACATTCCCTAATGATCTGTGGAGCAGTTTTCGACATCTGAGAGCTTTAGATTTAAGCCGCAGCTCCATGAAAATTTTGCCAGATTCAATTGGAGAACTGAAATTGCTCAGATACCTCAGTATTTTCCAAACAAGAATTTCCAAGCTCCCAGAATCTATTTGTACCCTTTACAATTTGAAGATCTTAGATGCGAGAACAAACTTTCTTGATGAGCTACCACAAGGTATTCAGAAGCTGATCAACCTCCAGCATCTCAGTTTAGACCTGTGGTCTCCCCTGTGCATGCCAACAGGCATGGGAAATTTGACCAAACTACAAACCTTAACGAGGTATAGTGTTGGAAGTGGCAATTGGCACTGCAACATTTCTGAACTACATTATTTGGTGAATATCCAAGGTGAGTTGACAATTACAGGATTAGGTAGAGTGGACAAAGTTGATGATGCTCAAACAGCCAACCTGATTAGCAAAGAACATGTGCAGATTCTAAGGCTAGATTGGTCTGATGGATTCTACTCTCGTGAATGTGACCACAATTCCAGTCATGCTGATGTAAAAGCAACACCAGAGCTAGCAGAGGAGGTATTTGAGAGCTTAAAGCCACACAGAAACTTGGAGGAGTTAGAGGTAGATGAGTATGTTGGGCACAAATACCCAAGTTGGTTTGGAGATTCTGCCTATTCACAACTGGCCAAGGTGACTTTGTGGAAGCAAGGCTGCAAGTTCCTTCCAACACTTGGCCAATTGCCCCGGCTGCGAAAACTTGAAGTTATACGCATGGAGGAAGTAGAGAGAATCGGACAGGAGTTTCATGGCAAGAACTCCACAAATCGGTTCCCGGCATTGGAGGAGCTAGAGTTTGAGAAAATGCCGAAATGGGTGGAGTGGTCTGGAGTTGCTGATGCTGACTTCCCTTCACTCCGTCAGCTGAAAATCAAGGATTGCAATGAATTGAGAATCCTTCCACAGAAGCTATCACCCTCTTTGAAAAATTTGGTCATCAACAAATGTGAAAGGCTGGCTAGACTGCCAACTGTTGCTAACCTCACTAGCTTACTCTTGAAGGGTAATTTTAGCGAAGAAATACACAGCGGTTTGGATTTTCCAGTGCTCAAGGTATTAAAAGTGTGTTTTTCACAAGAACTTGTGAGCATTGAACTTAACAGCAAGGAGCTACCAATGCTTGAGGCACTAGCTATAAGTGGATGCAGGAGGTTATTTTCTGTGGAAGGATTATGCAGCCTTAAATCGCTCAAGCTTCTGAGCATTAAGTATTGCCCAAACCTGCAGTGCCCTTTACAGCCCCTTCCACAACAGCTTCAGCAATGTGAAATCACAAACTGCCCTCAGTTGCAGGAATGGGCTAATTGGCAACAGTCTCTAATAGACAAGGAAGATAAGGTGAAGCTACATGTTTCTAAATTAACAGCATATGATCTTTATGTGCTTTTTTGTGCCTCTTTAGTTTTCGTAGCTTAAATTGGTGTGTTTTGTCCTTAGCTACAGGAATTTGATAATGTAAGCTATGATCCGGAGGTTCTTCATGCACTGAGTGATGATAGTGAGGACGATTTTGAACCTTTCGACGAAGATGAAGACGACAATATCTACGATGAAATGCTGGATGTTGGGCAATCAAGCCGGACAGCAATTAATGGCGATGATGAAAGTGACGATTATGTCTGAAGTACGTATTAGAGGAACTTTCTGAACATCAAGt from Oryza brachyantha chromosome 3, ObraRS2, whole genome shotgun sequence carries:
- the LOC121053819 gene encoding putative disease resistance RPP13-like protein 1; this translates as MAGLISSGIIKWTASKLSSLVPAPSGASPSNEQSSALRDVRTLQRTMTRIQRTLATTDEHDTRDASERLRLWELQQFAYDAQDAIDEYKFELLRRRMDDPNSHGDGSGSRKRKHKGDKKEPEPEPEEVSVPDELAVRVRKILERFKEITKAWDDLRLDDTDTVMQDEEHSILPLPTTPHVDVPTIFGRDEDKEKIIKMLLSVDCANGGDVSVLPVVGMGGVGKTALVQLVYNDRRVLNRFDLLGWVHVSENFDPKIIMSKIIMSFTKKPCQTTEMDQLQYMLMEQVVGRKLLLVLDDVWNERKDLWDALLSAMSPAQSSIILVTTRNTNVSTMVQTMHPYTMSCLPFEESWRLFKQMAFLHQDEGMKTNFEDIGRKIVQKCAGLPLAVKAIGSALRFEENEEKWNYILESEQWELPRAEDTVMPALKLSYDQMPIHLKRCFVFFTLFPKGHIFLKENVIYLWMSLGILRRTGQRNLDNVARCFDDLIQRTMVEKIIFDGGHGCFSMHDLVHDLALFVSCEDIFRVDTQYMHSLNEASGSLRYFSLVVSSSDHTNLDLRTLPVSGGIRIFQVVNSMDDNRRYFSSFFKNNRRRFSKLFSHHIDLTFPNDLWSSFRHLRALDLSRSSMKILPDSIGELKLLRYLSIFQTRISKLPESICTLYNLKILDARTNFLDELPQGIQKLINLQHLSLDLWSPLCMPTGMGNLTKLQTLTRYSVGSGNWHCNISELHYLVNIQGELTITGLGRVDKVDDAQTANLISKEHVQILRLDWSDGFYSRECDHNSSHADVKATPELAEEVFESLKPHRNLEELEVDEYVGHKYPSWFGDSAYSQLAKVTLWKQGCKFLPTLGQLPRLRKLEVIRMEEVERIGQEFHGKNSTNRFPALEELEFEKMPKWVEWSGVADADFPSLRQLKIKDCNELRILPQKLSPSLKNLVINKCERLARLPTVANLTSLLLKGNFSEEIHSGLDFPVLKVLKVCFSQELVSIELNSKELPMLEALAISGCRRLFSVEGLCSLKSLKLLSIKYCPNLQCPLQPLPQQLQQCEITNCPQLQEWANWQQSLIDKEDKLQEFDNVSYDPEVLHALSDDSEDDFEPFDEDEDDNIYDEMLDVGQSSRTAINGDDESDDYV